The DNA segment TGCAGACTGGGCCAGTCAGGAGGGGTTCCTCCACATGGCATCCCCAACCAAGCCTATGACCAGGAGCTGGTGGAACCTACGAAGGGGTGAGGCAAGGTGCAGCCCTGCCAGGAAAAGCACCACGTTCCAGCCATGTAGTTCATTTATTTGACTCTGTAGCCTGGGCTCCCCTCCATGGCGGGATTGATAGGGTACACTTGCTGCTTCCCTGGACTAACAGCTCAAAGTCCCCACATACCTTGTTTTGACCAAATGCTCTCAGCCTAACCAACATAGGCTTCAGGGCCCCGACCCGCAGTGCTGGACCACAGGTCTTGCGCTCTGGAGCTGACCAGGTGGACAAGGGCTCTTAGAGCAGTGTGCCCCATGTGTAATCACAACCCTTTGAAATTGTCCTCCATCAGACAAAGCCAGAGGTTATCTGTGGCCAATGGTTTGCATGCCCACAGCGGCCTCAGTAGTCCCTAAAGGTCTTACAGCTACTTTGTGTCTGTGAGTTCCTAGCACCAGCAGAGCACACAGCCAGTACAGTCCCTGTAACGCCATACCCATGTGTTCACCACACTGTGGACACAGGGCTCCGGAGGCCTCTGCCTCACTCCTCACGGTATATCTTCCTGTCCCAGCAGCCATTGCTCCCTGGCTCAGTACACCCGTCTGTGCCTTGGCCCTCCCTGACTCTCTGTCCCAGGGCATCTCAGTGCTTCCCATAGCACCCCTGCCTGGGACTGCAGGCTGGTGGCCAGCAGCCCCCAGGTCCTGACCCCAGGGATGCTCTCACACCCCACACCTAGTGACTCAGACAACAAGATAGTACTGACCTGGGGTATCTGGGAGCAGCGCAGGGGCATCAGGCTGTGGGGCGGAGAGCCTGTCCTCAGGGGGCCGTTCCTTGTCTTTGTGCTTCTTGGACTTCTTCTTGGGTCGGCTATGGGTATGCGAGGAGCCAGCAGGTCGCTCAGACTGGGAAAAGTCCGTCAGCAGGGGCAGGCTGAGGTGAGgggctgaggctggggctggggctggggtagCCTCTTGGTGCTTGTCCTGGGCACTATGGCCTAGATCATTGCTGACATCAGCTAAGGGGTCATGGGTCCGTGGGGGCTCCAGCCGTGGGGGCAAATGGCTAGAGCTGAGGGTGTCCGTAGGGGTGGACCCCAGGGTAGGCAGCAGGGTCTCGTGGCCATTGGGGGCACCCAGCTTGCCATTGAGGGTGGGCTGTGCTCGCTGTGTGAAGTGTGAGATGCGGGGCTTCTTGCTGGCCAGGGGGTCAATGAAGTCTGTGGACTGAGGTCGTTTCTGAGAAGTGAGCAGAGAAGCCTGTGGGAACCAGAAGCCACCTTGAGGGTCTGCTGTGGCCACACGGGAGTGCCTACACACAGCTGGGCAGGGCTTACCAATCCCTGCATATCAGGTGCCTGCCCGACTGGTCAGTGACAGGCACTCTGCAGGTACTTGACTGTGGGCACTGGAGGATGAAGACAAGGTCCCGAAGCATATGGCCATCCAGACAGACAACCCCCGCCCCCGAAGAAAGCAAGTTCCCCAAGGGAATGTGGCTCAGGCAGTGGATGTTGGCCACACAGGGCTGTGGGGCACCAATGAGGACCCCACACTCACCCATCCTAAGGCAGGTACCTGAGAGGGTGAGGCGGAGCGGCCATGCTCCCGGGGTGGGCTGGAGGCAGTGGAGTCTGAGTTGGCACTCTGTGGCTGGCACAGCTTTCTGCAGGAGAGTGGTACAGGCACTATGTTAGTACTACAACTGCGCCCAGAGGGGCTGCCTGCACGGCATTCGCCAGGCGGAGGACTCCTGGGTCCTCAGGGAGCACTCCTGCTCTGCAGGCTGAGGTGTGGGTGGTCAGCACCTGGGACCACAGTTAGCACAACCCCAATCCTGTGTGTCAGCTCTAAGTCTGTATGTGGTCCTGCTATGCACatggtatcacacacacaccgacTGGCTCAGCACTCATCAGAGGGAATGTCATCAGCAGTGGTGACTAGTCCCAGGTATGCTGGTCCTGCCCGCACACTCATATGAGGGCCAGTAAGAGACCAGGTGAGCACTTGGCTCAGGGAGCCCAGCACTGGTGGAGGGCGGAGACAAGGAggtgggtcagcagttaagacccGAATTGTCTCtgtaagaccctgactcaaaaaagagagaaaagaaactcaggaagcagatgtaggtggatctctgagttcgaggccagcctacagagtgcattccaggacaccaagtgctacacagagaaaccctgtctcaaaagcggcaaaaaaaaaaaaaaaaaaaaaaaaggaaggaaggaaggaaggaggaggagggagggaaggagggagggaaaaggaaagaggaaaggaagaaaaaaagtatgTGGCGAGTGGCAAGCCTAGGGCTTCTGTCAAGATgttccctcccagcctctccaaGCACTTGGAACCCAGGCTCTAGCAAAGGCACAGGCTAGGAGATCAGCCCAGAGTGAGCTGCTGTCCCTAACCTTGAGGAATCAATAGGAATCTCTCAGTGGGAAATCACTCCAGAATCAATTAGCTATTCCCCTCCCAGTACCAGCACCAGGGGAAGCATTTAATTATCGTGCCGCTCTCCTGGAGTCTGCCTCCTGCACTCCATGGGCCCAAGAGGCTCATTAGAAGCCATGGGGACACGGATGGAACACCCTGGCCGGCAGGAACCTGCAGTTGGTTGGGGACAGctatgattgtgagccatctgtCAGGCTGAAGCCTGTCCAAGGTCCTCTGAGGCTGGGGCTGAAAGGGGTGGGAGTGAGGCTGCTACCACCCAAGTTTACACAGGACCTTACCGCATGAGCACGCGCTTCAGCAGCTGCTGGTCACCCTCAGAGTAGCCGGGCCAGTCCTTCTGCACGTCCTTGTACATGCAGTCCCGCAGTGTGCATGTGCCGTCTTTGGGGTTTACACTGGCTACCTGCAGGATATCCAGCTGTCACTGACTGGCACTGCATAGTCTCTGGGGTGGTGAGTGCTTAGGGAACACAGGACTCTACAGGGACATGGGCAGCAATgatcctacctcagcttccctgCACTGGAGCGACAGGCTCACACTGAAGGTGGAGACTGTCTTTTGGATGAGGGCCAGCATGGTGTGCTGCCGTCAGCCCCTCACAGGCCCCTACCTATTTCAGATGGTGACAGCCAGGAAGTCCTCTCTCACTCATTCCAGGCTATCTGTCAGCTGACGCTTAGAACATCTCATCAGAGGAGCCTGAAGGGGCTAAGGCCATGTCTGTGCTGGCCTTGCTGGCCGCCAGTGTGAGGCATATGCACACACCAGCCATTCAACTGTGCCAATCTGAAGTACTCTTGAGGTGTGCTGGATCTGAGAGGAATGGGTTATATTTTCTGGGTTTGGGAGACAAAGCCTTgacttgtagcccaggttggccttgaacttacaactTCTTGCCTCGGGATGCTGGGATCACGAGTATGCCAGTATGCTAAGCTGGCAGGGACTTATTACTGGTTGAGTAATTGCTTACTTCATGATAGCACTGAGATCTAGATGCTGTACTGTCATGCCACTCAGCTTCTGCACAGCATGGACACATTCCCATACACAGGCTCTTCCATGCATGTAGTCTCACTGACCATCTATTACTGCCCTGGGGCAGACCTGGTTCCTTTGGTCAATCCACCCCCTGGTCCTCCTCATTGCAGGTGCTCAGGGCCTCTGGAGACCCGTGGAGACTGTAAAGGACCAGACCAATGGGTGACAAGACAGGCCTGTTCTGTACCTGTGGGGTCCCACTATCACACAAGATACATCATACATTCAGAGTGAGGCTGGTCGAGCTTGTTATGGTCAGGCCTGGTATGGCTGACCACAGAGGCCCTGGGAGCCCCATGTTGCATCTATGTGAACTCCATGGGCCGAGGTAGAGGGTGATCATCACCTCTCCTGATTCCAGAGCTTTCTGtgagtcttttattttatttgttttttttttcaagacaaggtttttctgtagctttggagcctgtcctggaactagctcttgtacaccaggctggcctcgaactcacagagatccacctgcctctgcctcccaagtgctgtctgTAAGACTCTTGATATTATATTGTCACCCAGAGCACAGGGGCGAGGCCACCCCAATCCACCTCTATGCTGGTTCCCAAGGTCTGGCTggtgctgtcattttttttttttaatttcacatgtGTGGGAGTTTTGCCCGAATTTCTGTGTCTGCACCACGTGCATACCTAGTGCccacagggaccagaagagggattaagatcctctgtaactggaggtacagacagctgtgaaccaaCAACATTGGTGCTGTGAacagaacctggatcctctgcaagagcacacTGATCCTAACCACTGGGCATCACCGGACAGCAAGCTCCTTTCCCAAGTGAGCAATCTCACCAACCTTGGCTGGTAGCTTAAAGTCAGCAAGAATGCTCACCATCCAGTGTCCCAGGAAACACTGTGGGTGGGGACAGCAGGAAGGCATGACCCAAGTTCCCATGGATAGTGCAGGGTTAACAGCAGTCACAGACACAGCTCTGAGCCGAAACTGTGcaaccataccataccataccataccataccataccataccataccataccataccatacagGTCTGTGGGCACTGCCTGTTGTGGGCACTGCTAGGGAAGAACCCAGTACATTTCTGCCACCCCAGGAGGCTGGGCCTGAGACCACCGTGGGGTCAGGAAGCTTGTGTGGTCAGGCTGGCCTGCACCTACCTGCTGCAGCAGGCTGTCCAGGGTTTCCTTGTCCGCCTGCGTCAGACCGTCCTTCTGTAGCCTCAGTAGCAGCTCAGCCTTCCTGTAGGGCCTCAGGGCCAGGAGGTGCAGCACCCGATCTCGGAAGGGCCTCAGGACCACACTGCTGGCTCCGCTCCCACCACTCTTTCTGATGGCACTGGCCAGGTTGATGGGGGTGGCCCGTTTCCGGGAGGGCACCGCATCGGCTGTCCCTGGCGCTGGCTTCCGGAACTGAACTTTCTTGCCTGCAATGAGAGCCTGCGTGTTTCGGTGCAGCAGACAGCCAAATACCATGCCACAGAGGGTGCACCAGGTTTAGGACTCATGAACAGTGTCAGTGTCCATGGCAGAGCAAAGCAAGCAGAAggcaagaggagagaggggaaagaggctgAGCAACTGTGAATGTGTGGGCATCTTGCCACAGCCCAAAGACAGAAGGCACCGGGGCTGACAGGTGCCCTGCACCAGCTCTGCTTGCTTCTGCAGATTTAAAGGTACCGCGGCTGCTTTGCAGCCTCAGCCAGAGCTCTGTGGCTGTGAACGCATCAGGAGGCCATCCTGAGCAGCCCTTCAGGACACAGCAAGTCCAGCACCTGGAAGGCCCCTCCCTTCACAATCTGGTTCAGTCTGgtatgagacaaagtctcactgtagccccagctatttttttttcaaatgatgtatttatttattattatatagtgctctgcctgcatgtgtgcatgtaggccagaagagggagccacatCTCATTATAGGcaaccaggtggttgctgggaattgaacttaggatctctggaagaatagccagtgctcttaaccgctgagccatctctcaaggccCAGCCCAGGCTAAATTGACTcatcattctcctgcctcagtctcctaagtgtgCCCTAGTTAAACAGCAACAGTCTTAGAAATCAACATGGTACCTTAACAAGGTGTGACAAGTGAGGTTGCTAACCAAATTGTATCCACAGAACCACAGCTTCGTTCACATGGGTGCACACCCCATCCTGACCTTGAAGAGGGGTCTCTGTCATCACGGACAGCTCAGAACTCCAATACCACAGGCACACAGGAAGAAGACTAGCCATGCTCACTCTACTCAAGACCCACCCAAAGCTGCACCCCACAACATGTGGAGTATGGGGGAAACAATGTGAAATTCCAACTCTTATTCTATTATGAAATAGACACCTATTTATTCCTATATGTTtgagcacatgtgtgcaatgGCCAAGggggccagtagagggcaccgaGAGCTGACacttgggtgctggaaaccaaacctgggtcctcgtTCTAAGACAGAGTCTCcagtggaccaggctggcctcagactcattaCATACGCTAAGCAAACAGGGAAAAAACACAAGGCTGCAGTTCTGCATGAAACTCTAAGGCAACTAAGAATGCTAAGCTCCTGAGAAATAGCCTCCCCAGAAAGGCATTCACCAACTAACATGCACATGAGTACATAGCCGAGCAGGTTCCACTTGCACATTAGAAATACATGCAttactttaaacataaaaaaacacgcagacaaaacaaggcccttccttcctccctgggaCTGCCTGGTGCTGTCCCATTGATGGGTTGTTCTCAGGAGGCCAAATTCACCCACCTCCCAGTCTGCAGCTTGTGGCCACAGTACCCTTTGGAGGAGTGGCTGGGGATAACTGGAGAACTAAGTGGACCTGAACCTATGCATAGCTCTGTACCTCTCAGACTTGGAGAGGACGGCCGGCCCAGGTCCCTGTCCTACTTGAGGCTCACATGTCATCTGTAGCCACAGCCCCATACTCCAACACCCTGCAATATGAACCTCCCTTTGGTATGTCCCAGCCTCCTGCTTGCCACTCACCCATATAGCGGCCTCCAGCCTTAATGACAATGGCACTTCGGCTCCGAGTCTCCTCCTCTGCCTGCGCCATGCTCTGCCGGGCCTTCTGGTAGGAGTCATCGGTGGCACACACTGTGACCTTATCCTGGATGCTGCCCAGACAGTCCAAGTGAACATCCCCATGGCTGTACAACAAGAGGAAATGTCACCATTAGGGTGCCACCTGAGCCACGCCGAGCCAGCCTCAGCACCACAGGAACAGGCAGCAGTCTGAGGGCAGGTAGCCTTACCTGGAGACATATTGTTGGATGCAGTCAAAGCTGCCCTGAGGGCTGTCTCGGCCAATGTTGGAGAGGTAGAAGGAGAAGGCCCGCACCTCCTCGGGGCAGTCAGGCTGGGGTATGGAGATGTgctgtggggagagggagggttaCTGTGGTCCTTAGCATGGGGAGGCTGCAGCACAAGTCAGCACTCACTCCTCACAGAGACCATTCACTGGCTGTCAATGTGCAACCTGCACAGAACGTGTGGGCATCTTCCTCTGTGGCACCTCCTGGCATGAAGGGACATGATGGTCACTCATCCTTACCCTCTTGCCAGGCTTAGCAGCACAGGAGCTCACCCCAATCATTGAGCAGTCCCTCGGATTCCCCATGAAGGTAGAATGCCCCAGCTGCCACAGCTAACAGGACAACATGCGCTCCTACCAGCGGATGACTGCAGACACAG comes from the Microtus pennsylvanicus isolate mMicPen1 chromosome 9, mMicPen1.hap1, whole genome shotgun sequence genome and includes:
- the Ell gene encoding RNA polymerase II elongation factor ELL isoform X2 — protein: MAALKEARSYGLSCGRVSDGSRVSVFHVKLTDSALKAFESYRAHQDSVSLRPSIRFEGSQGHISIPQPDCPEEVRAFSFYLSNIGRDSPQGSFDCIQQYVSSHGDVHLDCLGSIQDKVTVCATDDSYQKARQSMAQAEEETRSRSAIVIKAGGRYMGKKVQFRKPAPGTADAVPSRKRATPINLASAIRKSGGSGASSVVLRPFRDRVLHLLALRPYRKAELLLRLQKDGLTQADKETLDSLLQQVASVNPKDGTCTLRDCMYKDVQKDWPGYSEGDQQLLKRVLMRKLCQPQSANSDSTASSPPREHGRSASPSQKRPQSTDFIDPLASKKPRISHFTQRAQPTLNGKLGAPNGHETLLPTLGSTPTDTLSSSHLPPRLEPPRTHDPLADVSNDLGHSAQDKHQEATPAPAPASAPHLSLPLLTDFSQSERPAGSSHTHSRPKKKSKKHKDKERPPEDRLSAPQPDAPALLPDTPGLNGACASVPTSTSETTDYLLKYPAISSSEQRQSYKNDFNAEYSEYRSLHARIEQITRRFTQLDAQLRQLSQGSEEYETTRGQILQEYRKIKKTNTNYSREKRRCEYLHRKLAHIKRLIAEFDQRQLQAWP
- the Ell gene encoding RNA polymerase II elongation factor ELL isoform X1; this translates as MAALKEARSYGLSCGRVSDGSRVSVFHVKLTDSALKAFESYRAHQDSVSLRPSIRFEGSQGHISIPQPDCPEEVRAFSFYLSNIGRDSPQGSFDCIQQYVSSHGDVHLDCLGSIQDKVTVCATDDSYQKARQSMAQAEEETRSRSAIVIKAGGRYMGKKVQFRKPAPGTADAVPSRKRATPINLASAIRKSGGSGASSVVLRPFRDRVLHLLALRPYRKAELLLRLQKDGLTQADKETLDSLLQQVASVNPKDGTCTLRDCMYKDVQKDWPGYSEGDQQLLKRVLMRKLCQPQSANSDSTASSPPREHGRSASPSQASLLTSQKRPQSTDFIDPLASKKPRISHFTQRAQPTLNGKLGAPNGHETLLPTLGSTPTDTLSSSHLPPRLEPPRTHDPLADVSNDLGHSAQDKHQEATPAPAPASAPHLSLPLLTDFSQSERPAGSSHTHSRPKKKSKKHKDKERPPEDRLSAPQPDAPALLPDTPGLNGACASVPTSTSETTDYLLKYPAISSSEQRQSYKNDFNAEYSEYRSLHARIEQITRRFTQLDAQLRQLSQGSEEYETTRGQILQEYRKIKKTNTNYSREKRRCEYLHRKLAHIKRLIAEFDQRQLQAWP